One Thermosphaera aggregans DNA segment encodes these proteins:
- a CDS encoding aspartate aminotransferase family protein, with protein sequence MKLDPYLEKREKYIMKGVSLAHPITIVKGRNALLYDINGKEYVDFTSGIGVTSLGHANPELVKTVTEQLEKLWHTCFMVTNYPSCAELAEKLAKIAPGVSEKQVLFQNSGSEAVDNAIKIARQVTGRYYIVSYENSFHGRGAYGFALSATGKWKPYKVGFDPLPPGVELIPYPYCYRCPFKQEYPGCGLACLDYVKKWFINTRVPLERTAGFLIEVVQGEGGYVVAPLDYVRELKKFLEENNVLLIDDEVQAGWGRTGKLWAIENFGVEPDIMTTAKAIANGLPLSAVVGRKELMEKTHPGSFGGTYGGNPVSCAAALKVIEVMQRDRLPERAVELGEMVRKRLNELYEKYEIVGDVRGLGVMQAIELVKDRKTKEPASSETSKVIDKARDKGLLLLKAGLYHNVIRLHPPLTIEKEILEKGLDLLEESLKEVLKV encoded by the coding sequence GTGAAATTAGATCCTTACTTAGAAAAGCGTGAAAAATACATTATGAAAGGTGTTTCACTAGCCCATCCTATCACGATTGTGAAAGGCCGGAACGCTCTTCTCTACGATATTAACGGGAAGGAATACGTGGATTTCACCAGTGGAATAGGGGTTACCAGCTTAGGGCATGCTAACCCTGAGTTGGTAAAAACCGTCACGGAACAGTTAGAGAAGCTATGGCACACCTGCTTCATGGTCACTAACTATCCCTCGTGCGCTGAGTTAGCGGAGAAGCTGGCTAAAATAGCTCCGGGCGTTTCCGAGAAACAAGTACTGTTTCAAAACAGCGGGTCTGAAGCCGTTGACAACGCTATCAAGATAGCGAGACAGGTCACGGGTAGATACTATATCGTTTCATATGAGAATAGTTTCCACGGGAGGGGCGCGTACGGGTTCGCGCTATCTGCAACGGGTAAATGGAAACCCTACAAGGTAGGGTTCGACCCCCTACCACCAGGGGTTGAGCTAATACCATACCCTTACTGCTATAGATGCCCGTTTAAACAGGAATACCCTGGTTGCGGATTAGCCTGCTTAGATTACGTTAAGAAATGGTTTATCAATACAAGAGTCCCCCTTGAGAGAACGGCTGGATTCCTCATTGAAGTCGTGCAAGGAGAAGGAGGATACGTGGTAGCCCCGTTGGATTATGTAAGAGAGCTTAAAAAATTCCTTGAGGAAAACAATGTGCTCCTCATAGATGACGAAGTACAGGCAGGCTGGGGTAGAACCGGGAAGCTCTGGGCCATAGAAAACTTCGGGGTTGAGCCGGACATAATGACTACGGCTAAGGCGATCGCTAATGGGCTTCCCCTATCCGCAGTCGTAGGAAGGAAGGAGTTGATGGAGAAAACCCACCCAGGAAGCTTCGGAGGCACCTACGGAGGCAACCCCGTCTCATGCGCGGCGGCTTTGAAAGTAATCGAGGTAATGCAGAGGGATAGGTTACCGGAAAGAGCTGTGGAACTGGGTGAGATGGTTAGGAAAAGGCTGAATGAACTCTACGAGAAGTATGAGATAGTGGGTGATGTTAGAGGGCTCGGCGTCATGCAGGCAATAGAGCTGGTGAAGGATCGTAAAACAAAAGAACCCGCATCCAGTGAGACCTCGAAAGTGATCGATAAAGCGAGAGACAAGGGCTTACTGCTACTGAAAGCTGGCCTATACCACAACGTTATCAGGCTACATCCCCCGTTAACCATTGAGAAGGAGATATTGGAGAAAGGCCTTGACTTGCTGGAGGAGTCGCTGAAAGAGGTTTTAAAGGTGTGA
- a CDS encoding aldehyde dehydrogenase family protein — protein MLQPPKSEYGVLKIYVNGKWIESGTNTYLDFYDPGLGKAIGKVPLVTKEEVDEAVESAYEAFKSWSTLPMPERAQYLFKIKHILEENKELLARVNTQNHGKLLRESRGDVKRAIENVEAAISVAYSLAKGEYQHEIAKGIDETLIREPLGVFTVVSPYNFPIMIPFWFIPYALVLGDTLVVKASSTTPLPIAVTLELLTNMLPPGVVNLVYTDHRNGEYLVTHPLIEGTAFVGTSDAALRLYELSAKHGKRFLAGGGASNYAVVMPDADMDKTINALRDAKFGNTGQRCLGIQNIVVVGGSDFYEEFRNAFVDSAKKIRIGHGLDEESEMGPMASVKYRENVIRMIETGLGEGAKAVLDGRNYVNPEFPKGFYLGPTVLEDVNPNMKVAREEIFGPVANLMRAETLEEAVEYVNKNKYHHTAVIFTRNGKWAREFVHNVYVGNVGVNIGIAAPVGWFPFGGRRLAGLGSHHPQIDVVDFFTDRKVVVERWW, from the coding sequence ATGCTACAGCCGCCGAAATCCGAGTATGGAGTGCTGAAAATCTACGTAAACGGTAAATGGATCGAATCTGGCACCAACACTTACCTAGACTTTTATGATCCAGGTTTAGGGAAAGCTATAGGGAAAGTACCATTAGTGACCAAGGAGGAAGTGGACGAGGCTGTCGAGTCAGCGTACGAAGCCTTCAAGTCCTGGAGCACCTTGCCGATGCCTGAGCGAGCCCAGTATTTATTCAAAATTAAACACATTCTCGAGGAGAACAAGGAGTTGCTGGCCCGGGTGAACACGCAGAATCATGGAAAACTCCTACGGGAGTCTCGTGGCGATGTGAAAAGGGCGATAGAAAACGTGGAGGCCGCTATCTCAGTAGCCTACTCACTAGCGAAAGGAGAATACCAGCACGAGATAGCTAAGGGAATTGATGAAACTCTAATTAGAGAGCCGTTAGGTGTTTTCACTGTTGTAAGCCCTTACAACTTTCCAATAATGATACCTTTCTGGTTCATACCCTACGCCCTCGTCCTAGGCGACACTCTGGTTGTTAAAGCAAGTAGCACAACCCCACTGCCAATAGCTGTCACGCTTGAGCTTCTCACCAACATGTTACCCCCAGGGGTTGTAAACCTGGTGTATACTGATCACAGGAACGGAGAGTACTTGGTAACCCATCCGTTAATAGAGGGAACAGCCTTCGTGGGCACAAGCGACGCAGCTCTGAGACTCTATGAGCTCTCAGCTAAGCATGGAAAAAGATTTCTAGCAGGCGGAGGCGCTTCAAACTACGCGGTCGTCATGCCTGATGCCGACATGGATAAAACCATAAACGCGCTGCGAGACGCTAAATTCGGCAACACGGGGCAGAGATGCCTGGGGATACAGAACATTGTAGTAGTAGGGGGTTCAGACTTTTACGAGGAATTTAGGAACGCGTTTGTAGACTCAGCTAAGAAGATTAGAATAGGCCACGGTCTCGACGAAGAATCTGAAATGGGTCCGATGGCAAGTGTGAAGTACAGGGAAAACGTGATCAGGATGATCGAGACCGGTCTCGGCGAGGGCGCCAAGGCAGTCCTTGATGGGAGAAATTACGTGAACCCTGAATTCCCGAAAGGGTTCTATCTCGGACCCACAGTCCTCGAGGATGTGAACCCTAATATGAAGGTTGCCCGCGAAGAGATCTTCGGCCCCGTGGCTAATTTGATGAGGGCGGAGACCCTTGAAGAGGCTGTTGAGTACGTGAATAAGAACAAATATCATCATACTGCAGTAATATTCACGAGAAACGGTAAGTGGGCTAGGGAATTCGTGCACAACGTCTACGTGGGGAATGTAGGAGTAAACATTGGTATAGCAGCCCCGGTGGGCTGGTTTCCTTTCGGAGGTAGACGATTAGCAGGATTAGGAAGCCATCATCCGCAAATCGATGTTGTCGATTTCTTCACTGATAGGAAGGTCGTGGTGGAGAGATGGTGGTAG
- a CDS encoding MoaD/ThiS family protein, which produces MQNCIRVKVKYLAPLFQSLTGLESEELTLEKGAKLRDLLKELARAHGEELGKWFFSEDGRLNQGTLIIVNGSIVHDLDKDLSDKDEVVLTIPFDGG; this is translated from the coding sequence TTGCAGAACTGTATAAGGGTTAAAGTGAAATACTTAGCCCCTCTTTTCCAATCACTAACCGGGTTGGAAAGCGAGGAATTAACGCTGGAAAAAGGAGCCAAGCTGAGGGATTTACTAAAGGAGCTGGCTCGTGCACACGGTGAAGAACTCGGTAAATGGTTTTTCAGCGAGGATGGAAGACTGAACCAGGGAACCCTCATCATAGTTAATGGTTCAATAGTTCACGATCTTGACAAGGATTTGAGCGACAAGGATGAGGTTGTGTTGACAATACCCTTTGACGGAGGATGA
- a CDS encoding aldehyde ferredoxin oxidoreductase family protein translates to MPYGFNGKWLRVNLSTGSLRIEEVPEELYREYLGGRGIAAYVLFKELKPGTDPLSPGNKLVFATSVITGTPVPGVNRIVVAAKSPLTGTYGESEAGGFFAPELKNSGFDVVIVEGASEKPVYLWIKDGRAELRDATRLWGLTTKETVEEIKKELGEPLARIGCIGPAGEKLVRFANIMFENRYAAGRGGLGAVMGSKNLKAIAVRATGKTVKFYDEKKLVEIVKWFNDNWKKQPGAVSRSEYGTAELITPFDKDGILPTLNFRGGSFKEAFKVSGEVLNKTILVSKSGCFACPIRCKRDVKTSEPYETDPSYGGPEYETIVSFGPLCGVSDLNVIAKANQICNAYGVDTISAGVAVAFAMELFDKGVLTPEDTGGLEVRFGDGNGALRLLEMIVKREGFGDVLAEGVRRAAEKIGRGAEKYAMHVKSREIPMHEPRGKVGVGLQYALSPIGADHMQAPHDATYERITQHLTALGLTRPVNRLMLDHEKVKAVYYGMLWWGLEDCMGVCKFVFTPHSAGVLTPNHMVEIVNAATGWGMSLWSLMKASERAFNLARAFNVREGFKREEDVLPPRFFEELESGSRKGQRIKKEEFDKAVKLFYEIAGWDEEGRPTPGKLYELGLDYVVAELYKG, encoded by the coding sequence TTGCCCTACGGGTTTAATGGTAAATGGCTCCGGGTAAACTTATCCACTGGGAGTCTAAGGATTGAGGAGGTTCCCGAGGAGCTGTACAGAGAGTATCTGGGTGGAAGAGGGATTGCCGCATATGTTCTCTTCAAGGAGCTTAAACCTGGAACCGACCCTTTAAGCCCGGGGAACAAGCTGGTTTTCGCTACAAGCGTGATCACGGGGACCCCTGTTCCAGGTGTCAACAGGATTGTTGTTGCCGCGAAATCCCCTCTGACAGGGACTTACGGCGAGTCAGAGGCTGGCGGCTTCTTTGCACCGGAGCTTAAGAACTCGGGTTTCGACGTGGTCATCGTGGAGGGGGCGTCCGAGAAACCCGTCTACCTTTGGATTAAAGACGGGCGTGCGGAACTCAGGGATGCTACCCGTTTATGGGGGTTGACGACGAAGGAAACAGTTGAGGAGATTAAAAAGGAGCTTGGAGAGCCCTTGGCTAGGATTGGATGCATCGGGCCTGCAGGCGAGAAGCTGGTGAGGTTTGCCAATATCATGTTTGAAAACAGGTATGCAGCGGGACGGGGAGGACTTGGAGCCGTTATGGGTTCTAAAAACCTTAAGGCTATTGCAGTGAGAGCAACCGGGAAAACAGTGAAGTTCTATGATGAGAAGAAGCTCGTGGAGATTGTTAAGTGGTTTAACGATAACTGGAAGAAGCAGCCAGGCGCTGTCTCGAGGAGCGAGTACGGTACGGCAGAGCTGATCACTCCTTTTGACAAGGATGGAATACTTCCCACTTTAAACTTCAGGGGAGGGTCGTTTAAGGAGGCGTTCAAAGTAAGCGGCGAGGTTTTGAACAAGACAATACTGGTATCTAAATCCGGGTGCTTCGCATGCCCAATCCGCTGTAAGAGAGATGTTAAAACTAGTGAGCCGTATGAGACGGATCCCTCTTACGGCGGTCCCGAGTATGAAACCATCGTATCGTTCGGACCCTTGTGCGGTGTCAGCGATCTCAACGTTATTGCGAAGGCAAACCAGATCTGCAACGCATACGGCGTTGACACTATCAGCGCGGGTGTAGCCGTAGCCTTCGCCATGGAGCTTTTCGATAAGGGTGTGCTAACCCCGGAGGACACCGGGGGGTTAGAGGTAAGGTTTGGCGATGGAAATGGAGCGCTGAGACTGCTGGAAATGATTGTCAAGCGTGAAGGCTTCGGGGATGTGCTGGCTGAAGGGGTGAGGAGGGCTGCTGAGAAGATTGGGCGAGGAGCTGAGAAGTACGCGATGCATGTTAAATCCAGGGAGATACCTATGCATGAACCCCGGGGTAAAGTAGGCGTCGGCTTGCAGTACGCTCTCTCACCTATAGGGGCTGATCACATGCAAGCCCCGCATGACGCAACCTATGAGAGAATCACTCAACACCTTACCGCGCTCGGGTTAACCAGACCCGTTAACAGGCTGATGCTTGATCACGAGAAGGTGAAAGCCGTCTACTATGGGATGTTATGGTGGGGTCTTGAGGACTGCATGGGGGTGTGCAAGTTTGTCTTCACGCCTCACTCAGCCGGGGTTTTAACACCCAATCACATGGTCGAGATAGTTAACGCTGCCACGGGCTGGGGGATGAGCCTCTGGAGCTTGATGAAGGCGAGCGAGAGAGCTTTCAACCTTGCAAGAGCCTTCAATGTTCGAGAAGGTTTTAAGCGCGAAGAAGACGTGTTGCCGCCAAGGTTTTTCGAGGAGTTAGAGTCCGGCTCTAGGAAGGGACAGAGGATTAAGAAGGAGGAGTTTGACAAGGCTGTTAAACTATTCTACGAGATAGCCGGCTGGGATGAGGAGGGGAGGCCGACGCCAGGAAAGCTTTACGAGCTGGGATTAGACTATGTTGTTGCAGAACTGTATAAGGGTTAA
- the mpgS gene encoding mannosyl-3-phosphoglycerate synthase has translation MYISYPSRFETYGAVKIYELSKVYSLFAIKAEWKPGLYNIPNFNELEKTAEKTVIVVPSRNEDPMVLEGVLKAIPVYSPIILVSASTQAPLNMYSVETDIAKTLYKVTGRPTIIVHQRDPVIAEELGPHIPGILDEDGLVRYGKGEGLLISVLLADGLNAENIGFIDADNYIPGAVLEYTLIYYTILNMSESDYRMVRLSWGYKAWSSTDLYFRRMGRASTIVNNVLNKILSLRRRAETDIVKTSNSGEHAMSVKLAKEISFAGGYAVETQELVSLLEACYIGVEDGMCPALPGNIEIYQVETRNPHIHSEKGESHVIEMIIESLSTIYHSKLVDSKGKALVIDTLMDLAYEGEPPPPLKYSIPSLNGKDFLDKVLGESKTSVAYGV, from the coding sequence ATGTACATTAGCTATCCATCAAGGTTTGAAACATACGGAGCTGTTAAGATCTACGAGCTGTCCAAGGTTTACTCTTTATTCGCTATAAAAGCAGAGTGGAAGCCGGGGCTGTACAACATCCCGAATTTCAATGAGCTTGAAAAAACCGCTGAGAAAACCGTAATAGTAGTCCCCTCTAGAAACGAAGACCCTATGGTTTTAGAGGGGGTTTTAAAAGCCATCCCCGTTTACTCTCCTATAATACTGGTATCGGCATCAACCCAGGCTCCTCTAAACATGTACAGTGTTGAGACGGACATTGCTAAAACCCTCTACAAAGTAACTGGGAGGCCCACGATAATAGTGCACCAGAGAGACCCCGTTATCGCTGAGGAGCTGGGGCCGCATATACCGGGCATCTTGGATGAGGATGGATTGGTCAGGTATGGGAAGGGTGAAGGATTACTGATTAGCGTACTACTTGCAGACGGGTTGAACGCTGAGAACATCGGGTTCATAGACGCGGATAATTATATCCCTGGCGCGGTTCTCGAGTACACCCTGATATATTATACTATTCTAAACATGAGCGAGTCGGATTACAGGATGGTGAGGCTCTCATGGGGGTATAAGGCGTGGAGCTCCACAGACCTCTACTTTAGAAGGATGGGGAGGGCCTCAACAATCGTGAACAATGTTTTAAACAAGATCCTCTCGCTGAGGAGGAGGGCTGAAACAGACATTGTTAAAACAAGCAACAGCGGTGAACACGCCATGAGCGTTAAGCTCGCCAAGGAAATAAGTTTCGCAGGTGGTTACGCTGTTGAGACACAGGAGCTTGTAAGCCTCCTGGAAGCATGCTACATCGGAGTCGAGGATGGAATGTGCCCAGCGCTGCCGGGGAATATTGAAATATATCAGGTGGAAACCAGGAACCCTCATATACACTCGGAGAAAGGGGAATCACACGTTATTGAAATGATAATTGAAAGCTTGTCGACAATATATCACTCTAAACTGGTGGATAGTAAGGGGAAGGCATTGGTCATCGACACGCTAATGGATCTCGCATACGAGGGGGAGCCCCCGCCCCCCTTGAAATACTCCATACCCAGTTTGAACGGCAAGGACTTCCTGGATAAGGTTTTAGGCGAGAGCAAAACCAGTGTGGCGTATGGAGTGTAA